The following are encoded together in the Perca fluviatilis chromosome 23, GENO_Pfluv_1.0, whole genome shotgun sequence genome:
- the vezt gene encoding vezatin isoform X1, whose protein sequence is MTEEFDEDVVFENSPLFQYLHDLGHTDFEACPTASQDDEYGGQEGDLTTPDEDPRKTSGGRFWRLAEALWRWSPIHQAAASRKMGQQLDCVFGQYSVKCILDQDVLLQEDVELIELLDPSLLTLGSSVSGSSSRASTLPRPSLIARPSLWDVAGLVGLAAVLLGLCSEGLWSLAAAPWGLALLGWLGLRGVMLWRMGRMQRAVHTRATQLQTLVHNSKTLTGLSRKALRLVQETEVISRGFTLLLDRVSAANSFSRAGPGAVPRGQQLMGLRKALYRALRTAFRASRRATCHMLKAFPLNSEIDNVTNYVSAVPLKELGLGLGIEHLGDEQAQELTDDYSLPALKMLFQLWVGQSSECFRRLALLLSHRRIEEPEEGVLNEDTSPPPPPLHRSIAAVTEPLHHALGSCLCEVQRSYDFHRHFETHLRTTGSDRTGRAREKCRELNTLHTSIRSLQLHLKALLSEMIILEDDLEKLMVSKELTELTFEGYQALSDRLHQLQPHMQASTGCWEDTICQVERMLRRANACPGYAEGLEQCGTPVTEIPAPPPSYPLILDRDPVPEELEWEAYVSDSDSDGEGRGSWSDILSPEERERQRREREESRRVLSELKAVLGFRASEGERMKRKQLLFNDQAAVTPSAHGESSDLATKPSDAPTSLGSIESGDEEGNHFSECSVGNKGEEGEGKDGRVRPDPSAEPVTEFSCGLEEKEGDLGGTSVCTRGGGGASELHQYDGVLEEGQNGLDCFLKPKVPAVTVMDRLTELHGPEALSFSSALAAQVAARSHSLIAMEEQTFGDDDDEEDEEESDSQTLEKDLN, encoded by the exons ATGACTGAGGAGTTTGATGAAGATGTGGTATTTGAG aACTCCCCTCTTTTCCAGTACCTGCATGATCTAGGGCACACAGACTTTGAGGCATGTCCAACAGCGTCACAGGACGACGAATATGGTGGACAAGAGGGAGACCTCACCACTCCTGACGAAGATCCACGGAAAACTTCA GGAGGACGCTTCTGGAGACTGGCTGAAGCGTTGTGGAGATGGAGCCCGATTCACCAGGCGGCTGCATCTCGTAAGATGGGCCAGCAGCTG GACTGTGTCTTCGGCCAGTACTCCGTGAAGTGCATTCTGGACCAGGACGTGCTGCTGCAGGAGGATGTGGAGCTGATCGAGCTGTTAGACCCGAGTCTGCTCACCCTCGGCTCGTCCGTCTCTGGCTCATCCAGCCGAGCGAGCACACTGCCCAGACCAAGCCTCATAGCCAGGCCCTCCCTATG GGACGTGGCGGGGCTGGTCGGCCTGGCTGCGGTGCTGCTGGGTCTCTGCTCTGAGGGCCTGTGGTCGCTGGCGGCAGCGCCGTGGGGCCTGGCACTGCTGGGCTGGCTTGGACTGAGGGGAGTCATGCTGTGGAGAATGGGCCGCATGCAGAGAGCCGTCCACACACGGGCCACGCAGCTCCAGACCCTGGTCCACAACAGCAAGACTCTGACCGGGCTGTCTCGTAAAGCCCTGCGCCTGGTGCAGGAGACGGAGGTCATCTCCAGAGGGTTCACCCT TTTGCTCGACAGGGTGAGTGCGGCCAACTCCTTTAGCAGGGCGGGGCCGGGGGCGGTGCCACGAGGCCAGCAGCTGATGGGACTGAGGAAGGCCCTGTACCGGGCGCTCCGGACGGCCTTCAGAGCGTCTCGTAGAGCCACCTGTCACATGCTCAAGGC gTTCCCTCTGAACTCTGAGATCGATAATGTGACCAACTATGTGTCTGCGGTGCCTCTGAAGGAGCTGGGACTCGGCCTGGGGATTGAGCACCTGGGTGACGAGCAGGCTCAGGAGCTGACCGATGACTACAGCCTGCCTGCCCTGAAG ATGCTGTTCCAGCTGTGGGTGGGACAAAGCTCTGAATGTTTCCGTCGACTGGCTCTTCTCCTGTCACACCGAAGAATAGAGGAGCCAGAAGAGGGCGTACTCAACGAAGACAcctccccaccccctcccccgcTGCACCGCTCCATCGCCGCTGTGACCGAGCCCCTCCATCACGCTCTGGGCAGCTGCCTCTGCGAAGTGCAGCGCAGCTACGACTTCCACCGACACTTTGAGACCCATCTGAGGACGACGGGCTCTGACAGGACGGGGAGAGCAAGGGAGAAATGCCGGGAGCTCAACACCCTGCACACCTCCATCCGAAGCCTGCAGCTGCACCTCAAGGCCCTGCTCAGCGA GATGATCATCCTGGAGGACGACCTGGAGAAACTGATGGTGTCCAAGGAACTGACGGAGTTGACGTTTGAGGGCTACCAGGCCCTCAGTGACCGGCTGCACCAGCTGCAGCCTCACATGCAGGCCAGCACCGGCTGCTGGGAGGACACCATCTGCCAGGTGGAGCGCATGCTGAGACGGGCCAACGCCTGTCCAG GTTATGCTGAGGGTCTGGAGCAGTGTGGTACCCCTGTAACCGAGattcctgctcctcctccatcctACCCGTTGATCCTGGACAGAGACCCTGTGCCAGAAGAGCTG GAGTGGGAGGCCTACGTGTCCGACTCGGACTCTGACGGCGAAGGCAGAGGGTCTTGGTCTGACATCTTGTCACCGGAGGAACGGGAGCGGCAGCGCCGGGAGAGGGAGGAGTCCCGTCGCGTCCTGTCAGAGCTCAAAGCTGTGCTGGGCTTCCGTGCGTCAGAGGgggagaggatgaagaggaagcaGCTGCTTTTCAACGACCAAG CTGCTGTGACACCTTCAGCTCACGGCGAGAGTTCAGATCTTGCCACAAAGCCATCAGACGCTCCGACCTCCCTGGGATCTATAGAAAGTGGCGACGAAGAAGGAAACCACTTTTCAGAGTGCTCTGTAGGAAACAAAGGGGAGGAAGGGGAAGGAAAAGATGGCAGGGTGAGGCCTGACCCCTCCGCAGAGCCAGTGACGGAGTTCAGCTGTGGCTtggaggagaaggaaggggaTTTGGGAGGAACTTCGGTGTGtaccagaggaggaggaggagcgtcTGAGCTACACCAATACGACGGTGTCCTGGAGGAGGGCCAGAACGGTCTGGACTGCTTCCTGAAGCCCAAAGTCCCTGCTGTCACCGTGATGGACAGACTGACGGAGCTCCACGGCCCAGAGGCTCTCAGCTTCAGCTCCGCCCTCGCCGCTCAGGTGGCGGCACGCTCGCACTCGCTCATCGCCATGGAGGAGCAGACGTtcggtgatgatgatgatgaggaggatgaagaggagagcGACAGTCAAACCCTTGAGAAGGACTTAAATTAA
- the vezt gene encoding vezatin isoform X2 produces the protein MTEEFDEDVVFENSPLFQYLHDLGHTDFEACPTASQDDEYGGQEGDLTTPDEDPRKTSGGRFWRLAEALWRWSPIHQAAASRKMGQQLDCVFGQYSVKCILDQDVLLQEDVELIELLDPSLLTLGSSVSGSSSRASTLPRPSLIARPSLWDVAGLVGLAAVLLGLCSEGLWSLAAAPWGLALLGWLGLRGVMLWRMGRMQRAVHTRATQLQTLVHNSKTLTGLSRKALRLVQETEVISRGFTLVSAANSFSRAGPGAVPRGQQLMGLRKALYRALRTAFRASRRATCHMLKAFPLNSEIDNVTNYVSAVPLKELGLGLGIEHLGDEQAQELTDDYSLPALKMLFQLWVGQSSECFRRLALLLSHRRIEEPEEGVLNEDTSPPPPPLHRSIAAVTEPLHHALGSCLCEVQRSYDFHRHFETHLRTTGSDRTGRAREKCRELNTLHTSIRSLQLHLKALLSEMIILEDDLEKLMVSKELTELTFEGYQALSDRLHQLQPHMQASTGCWEDTICQVERMLRRANACPGYAEGLEQCGTPVTEIPAPPPSYPLILDRDPVPEELEWEAYVSDSDSDGEGRGSWSDILSPEERERQRREREESRRVLSELKAVLGFRASEGERMKRKQLLFNDQAAVTPSAHGESSDLATKPSDAPTSLGSIESGDEEGNHFSECSVGNKGEEGEGKDGRVRPDPSAEPVTEFSCGLEEKEGDLGGTSVCTRGGGGASELHQYDGVLEEGQNGLDCFLKPKVPAVTVMDRLTELHGPEALSFSSALAAQVAARSHSLIAMEEQTFGDDDDEEDEEESDSQTLEKDLN, from the exons ATGACTGAGGAGTTTGATGAAGATGTGGTATTTGAG aACTCCCCTCTTTTCCAGTACCTGCATGATCTAGGGCACACAGACTTTGAGGCATGTCCAACAGCGTCACAGGACGACGAATATGGTGGACAAGAGGGAGACCTCACCACTCCTGACGAAGATCCACGGAAAACTTCA GGAGGACGCTTCTGGAGACTGGCTGAAGCGTTGTGGAGATGGAGCCCGATTCACCAGGCGGCTGCATCTCGTAAGATGGGCCAGCAGCTG GACTGTGTCTTCGGCCAGTACTCCGTGAAGTGCATTCTGGACCAGGACGTGCTGCTGCAGGAGGATGTGGAGCTGATCGAGCTGTTAGACCCGAGTCTGCTCACCCTCGGCTCGTCCGTCTCTGGCTCATCCAGCCGAGCGAGCACACTGCCCAGACCAAGCCTCATAGCCAGGCCCTCCCTATG GGACGTGGCGGGGCTGGTCGGCCTGGCTGCGGTGCTGCTGGGTCTCTGCTCTGAGGGCCTGTGGTCGCTGGCGGCAGCGCCGTGGGGCCTGGCACTGCTGGGCTGGCTTGGACTGAGGGGAGTCATGCTGTGGAGAATGGGCCGCATGCAGAGAGCCGTCCACACACGGGCCACGCAGCTCCAGACCCTGGTCCACAACAGCAAGACTCTGACCGGGCTGTCTCGTAAAGCCCTGCGCCTGGTGCAGGAGACGGAGGTCATCTCCAGAGGGTTCACCCT GGTGAGTGCGGCCAACTCCTTTAGCAGGGCGGGGCCGGGGGCGGTGCCACGAGGCCAGCAGCTGATGGGACTGAGGAAGGCCCTGTACCGGGCGCTCCGGACGGCCTTCAGAGCGTCTCGTAGAGCCACCTGTCACATGCTCAAGGC gTTCCCTCTGAACTCTGAGATCGATAATGTGACCAACTATGTGTCTGCGGTGCCTCTGAAGGAGCTGGGACTCGGCCTGGGGATTGAGCACCTGGGTGACGAGCAGGCTCAGGAGCTGACCGATGACTACAGCCTGCCTGCCCTGAAG ATGCTGTTCCAGCTGTGGGTGGGACAAAGCTCTGAATGTTTCCGTCGACTGGCTCTTCTCCTGTCACACCGAAGAATAGAGGAGCCAGAAGAGGGCGTACTCAACGAAGACAcctccccaccccctcccccgcTGCACCGCTCCATCGCCGCTGTGACCGAGCCCCTCCATCACGCTCTGGGCAGCTGCCTCTGCGAAGTGCAGCGCAGCTACGACTTCCACCGACACTTTGAGACCCATCTGAGGACGACGGGCTCTGACAGGACGGGGAGAGCAAGGGAGAAATGCCGGGAGCTCAACACCCTGCACACCTCCATCCGAAGCCTGCAGCTGCACCTCAAGGCCCTGCTCAGCGA GATGATCATCCTGGAGGACGACCTGGAGAAACTGATGGTGTCCAAGGAACTGACGGAGTTGACGTTTGAGGGCTACCAGGCCCTCAGTGACCGGCTGCACCAGCTGCAGCCTCACATGCAGGCCAGCACCGGCTGCTGGGAGGACACCATCTGCCAGGTGGAGCGCATGCTGAGACGGGCCAACGCCTGTCCAG GTTATGCTGAGGGTCTGGAGCAGTGTGGTACCCCTGTAACCGAGattcctgctcctcctccatcctACCCGTTGATCCTGGACAGAGACCCTGTGCCAGAAGAGCTG GAGTGGGAGGCCTACGTGTCCGACTCGGACTCTGACGGCGAAGGCAGAGGGTCTTGGTCTGACATCTTGTCACCGGAGGAACGGGAGCGGCAGCGCCGGGAGAGGGAGGAGTCCCGTCGCGTCCTGTCAGAGCTCAAAGCTGTGCTGGGCTTCCGTGCGTCAGAGGgggagaggatgaagaggaagcaGCTGCTTTTCAACGACCAAG CTGCTGTGACACCTTCAGCTCACGGCGAGAGTTCAGATCTTGCCACAAAGCCATCAGACGCTCCGACCTCCCTGGGATCTATAGAAAGTGGCGACGAAGAAGGAAACCACTTTTCAGAGTGCTCTGTAGGAAACAAAGGGGAGGAAGGGGAAGGAAAAGATGGCAGGGTGAGGCCTGACCCCTCCGCAGAGCCAGTGACGGAGTTCAGCTGTGGCTtggaggagaaggaaggggaTTTGGGAGGAACTTCGGTGTGtaccagaggaggaggaggagcgtcTGAGCTACACCAATACGACGGTGTCCTGGAGGAGGGCCAGAACGGTCTGGACTGCTTCCTGAAGCCCAAAGTCCCTGCTGTCACCGTGATGGACAGACTGACGGAGCTCCACGGCCCAGAGGCTCTCAGCTTCAGCTCCGCCCTCGCCGCTCAGGTGGCGGCACGCTCGCACTCGCTCATCGCCATGGAGGAGCAGACGTtcggtgatgatgatgatgaggaggatgaagaggagagcGACAGTCAAACCCTTGAGAAGGACTTAAATTAA
- the vezt gene encoding vezatin isoform X3: MRLRVTMHNSPLFQYLHDLGHTDFEACPTASQDDEYGGQEGDLTTPDEDPRKTSGGRFWRLAEALWRWSPIHQAAASRKMGQQLDCVFGQYSVKCILDQDVLLQEDVELIELLDPSLLTLGSSVSGSSSRASTLPRPSLIARPSLWDVAGLVGLAAVLLGLCSEGLWSLAAAPWGLALLGWLGLRGVMLWRMGRMQRAVHTRATQLQTLVHNSKTLTGLSRKALRLVQETEVISRGFTLLLDRVSAANSFSRAGPGAVPRGQQLMGLRKALYRALRTAFRASRRATCHMLKAFPLNSEIDNVTNYVSAVPLKELGLGLGIEHLGDEQAQELTDDYSLPALKMLFQLWVGQSSECFRRLALLLSHRRIEEPEEGVLNEDTSPPPPPLHRSIAAVTEPLHHALGSCLCEVQRSYDFHRHFETHLRTTGSDRTGRAREKCRELNTLHTSIRSLQLHLKALLSEMIILEDDLEKLMVSKELTELTFEGYQALSDRLHQLQPHMQASTGCWEDTICQVERMLRRANACPGYAEGLEQCGTPVTEIPAPPPSYPLILDRDPVPEELEWEAYVSDSDSDGEGRGSWSDILSPEERERQRREREESRRVLSELKAVLGFRASEGERMKRKQLLFNDQAAVTPSAHGESSDLATKPSDAPTSLGSIESGDEEGNHFSECSVGNKGEEGEGKDGRVRPDPSAEPVTEFSCGLEEKEGDLGGTSVCTRGGGGASELHQYDGVLEEGQNGLDCFLKPKVPAVTVMDRLTELHGPEALSFSSALAAQVAARSHSLIAMEEQTFGDDDDEEDEEESDSQTLEKDLN, encoded by the exons ATGCGACTTCGTGTGACAATGCAT aACTCCCCTCTTTTCCAGTACCTGCATGATCTAGGGCACACAGACTTTGAGGCATGTCCAACAGCGTCACAGGACGACGAATATGGTGGACAAGAGGGAGACCTCACCACTCCTGACGAAGATCCACGGAAAACTTCA GGAGGACGCTTCTGGAGACTGGCTGAAGCGTTGTGGAGATGGAGCCCGATTCACCAGGCGGCTGCATCTCGTAAGATGGGCCAGCAGCTG GACTGTGTCTTCGGCCAGTACTCCGTGAAGTGCATTCTGGACCAGGACGTGCTGCTGCAGGAGGATGTGGAGCTGATCGAGCTGTTAGACCCGAGTCTGCTCACCCTCGGCTCGTCCGTCTCTGGCTCATCCAGCCGAGCGAGCACACTGCCCAGACCAAGCCTCATAGCCAGGCCCTCCCTATG GGACGTGGCGGGGCTGGTCGGCCTGGCTGCGGTGCTGCTGGGTCTCTGCTCTGAGGGCCTGTGGTCGCTGGCGGCAGCGCCGTGGGGCCTGGCACTGCTGGGCTGGCTTGGACTGAGGGGAGTCATGCTGTGGAGAATGGGCCGCATGCAGAGAGCCGTCCACACACGGGCCACGCAGCTCCAGACCCTGGTCCACAACAGCAAGACTCTGACCGGGCTGTCTCGTAAAGCCCTGCGCCTGGTGCAGGAGACGGAGGTCATCTCCAGAGGGTTCACCCT TTTGCTCGACAGGGTGAGTGCGGCCAACTCCTTTAGCAGGGCGGGGCCGGGGGCGGTGCCACGAGGCCAGCAGCTGATGGGACTGAGGAAGGCCCTGTACCGGGCGCTCCGGACGGCCTTCAGAGCGTCTCGTAGAGCCACCTGTCACATGCTCAAGGC gTTCCCTCTGAACTCTGAGATCGATAATGTGACCAACTATGTGTCTGCGGTGCCTCTGAAGGAGCTGGGACTCGGCCTGGGGATTGAGCACCTGGGTGACGAGCAGGCTCAGGAGCTGACCGATGACTACAGCCTGCCTGCCCTGAAG ATGCTGTTCCAGCTGTGGGTGGGACAAAGCTCTGAATGTTTCCGTCGACTGGCTCTTCTCCTGTCACACCGAAGAATAGAGGAGCCAGAAGAGGGCGTACTCAACGAAGACAcctccccaccccctcccccgcTGCACCGCTCCATCGCCGCTGTGACCGAGCCCCTCCATCACGCTCTGGGCAGCTGCCTCTGCGAAGTGCAGCGCAGCTACGACTTCCACCGACACTTTGAGACCCATCTGAGGACGACGGGCTCTGACAGGACGGGGAGAGCAAGGGAGAAATGCCGGGAGCTCAACACCCTGCACACCTCCATCCGAAGCCTGCAGCTGCACCTCAAGGCCCTGCTCAGCGA GATGATCATCCTGGAGGACGACCTGGAGAAACTGATGGTGTCCAAGGAACTGACGGAGTTGACGTTTGAGGGCTACCAGGCCCTCAGTGACCGGCTGCACCAGCTGCAGCCTCACATGCAGGCCAGCACCGGCTGCTGGGAGGACACCATCTGCCAGGTGGAGCGCATGCTGAGACGGGCCAACGCCTGTCCAG GTTATGCTGAGGGTCTGGAGCAGTGTGGTACCCCTGTAACCGAGattcctgctcctcctccatcctACCCGTTGATCCTGGACAGAGACCCTGTGCCAGAAGAGCTG GAGTGGGAGGCCTACGTGTCCGACTCGGACTCTGACGGCGAAGGCAGAGGGTCTTGGTCTGACATCTTGTCACCGGAGGAACGGGAGCGGCAGCGCCGGGAGAGGGAGGAGTCCCGTCGCGTCCTGTCAGAGCTCAAAGCTGTGCTGGGCTTCCGTGCGTCAGAGGgggagaggatgaagaggaagcaGCTGCTTTTCAACGACCAAG CTGCTGTGACACCTTCAGCTCACGGCGAGAGTTCAGATCTTGCCACAAAGCCATCAGACGCTCCGACCTCCCTGGGATCTATAGAAAGTGGCGACGAAGAAGGAAACCACTTTTCAGAGTGCTCTGTAGGAAACAAAGGGGAGGAAGGGGAAGGAAAAGATGGCAGGGTGAGGCCTGACCCCTCCGCAGAGCCAGTGACGGAGTTCAGCTGTGGCTtggaggagaaggaaggggaTTTGGGAGGAACTTCGGTGTGtaccagaggaggaggaggagcgtcTGAGCTACACCAATACGACGGTGTCCTGGAGGAGGGCCAGAACGGTCTGGACTGCTTCCTGAAGCCCAAAGTCCCTGCTGTCACCGTGATGGACAGACTGACGGAGCTCCACGGCCCAGAGGCTCTCAGCTTCAGCTCCGCCCTCGCCGCTCAGGTGGCGGCACGCTCGCACTCGCTCATCGCCATGGAGGAGCAGACGTtcggtgatgatgatgatgaggaggatgaagaggagagcGACAGTCAAACCCTTGAGAAGGACTTAAATTAA
- the metap2a gene encoding methionine aminopeptidase 2 → MADVVAEQVADQKPVPERELNGEAEDREEADPVGEAAKKKKKKKKKNKSATTEADGVAEVTKQLEKQAIEDKEKEEDGEEDGDDGENATGKKKKKKKKKKGPKSQTDPPSVPICELYPSGVFPIGQECEYPIVQDGRSAAWRTTSEEKRVLDKANEEMWNDFRQAAEAHRQVRQHVRGFMKPGMTMIEICERLEDCSRKLIKEDRLNAGLAFPTGCSLNHCAAHYTPNAGDTTVLQYDDVCKIDFGTHINGRIIDCAFTVTFNPKYDKLLEAVRDATNTGIKNAGIDVRLCDVGEAIQEVMESYEVELDGKTYQVKPIRNLNGHSIGQYRIHAGKTVPIVKGGEATRMEEGEVYAIETFGSTGKGMVHDDMECSHYMKNFDVGHVPIRLPRAKHLLNVINENFGTLAFCRRWLDRLGESKYLMALKNLCDLGIVDPYPPLCDTKGCYTAQFEHTILLRPTCKEVVSRGDDY, encoded by the exons ATGGCGGACGTGGTTGCGGAGCAGGTTGCGGACCAGAAACCAGTCCCGGAGCGGGAGCTGAACGGGGAGGCGGAGGACAGAGAAGAGGCCGACCCCGTCGGGGAGGCAgcgaaaaagaagaagaaaaagaagaagaagaacaagtcAGCAACGACAG agGCTGATGGAGTGGCTGAGGTGACCAAACAGCTGGAGAAGCAGGCGATagaagacaaagagaaagaggaggatggCGAGGAAG ATGGAGATGATGGAGAAAATGCGAcagggaaaaagaagaagaagaaaaagaagaagaaaggac CCAAATCTCAGACTGATCCTCCATCTGTGCCCATCTGTGAGTTATACCCAAGTGGAGTATTCCCCATCGGACAGGAGTGTGAATACCCCATCGTACAGGATGG TCGCAGTGCAGCGTGGCGTACGACCAGCGAGGAGAAGCGAGTTCTGGATAAAGCCAACGAGGAGATGTGGAACGACTTCAGACAGGCAGCCGAGGCCCACAGACAGGTCCGCCAGCACGTCCGCGGCTTCATGAAACCCGGCATGACCATGATTGAAATCTG TGAGCGGTTGGAGGACTGTTCTCGTAAGCTGATAAAGGAGGACCGGCTGAACGCCGGCCTGGCCTTCCCCACCGGCTGCTCCCTCAACCATTGTGCTGCCCACTACACTCCCAACGCCGGAGACACCACTGTCCTGCAGTACGACGACGTCTGCAAGATCGACTTCGGCACGCACATTAACG GGCGAATCATTGACTGTGCCTTCACTGTCACATTTAATCCAAAGTATGACAAGCTGCTGGAGGCTGTGAGAGACGCCACCAATACTGGAATCAAA AACGCTGGCATCGATGTGCGTCTGTGTGACGTTGGAGAGGCCATTCAAGAAGTGATGGAGTCCTATGAGGTCGAGCTTGATGGCAAAACATACCAAG TGAAGCCAATCCGCAACCTGAACGGCCATTCAATCGGTCAGTACAGAATACATGCTGGCAAGACTGTGCCCATCGTTAAAGGAGGAGAAGCAACGAGAATGGAG GAGGGAGAAGTTTACGCCATCGAGACATTTGGCAGCACAGGTAAAGGTATGGTCCACGACGACATGGAGTGCTCTCACTATATGAAAAACTTTGACGTCGGCCATGTCCCCATCAG GTTGCCCAGAGCAAAGCACCTGCTGAACGTTATCAACGAGAACTTTGGCACGTTGGCGTTCTGCCGGCGCTGGCTGGACCGTCTGGGTGAGAGCAAATACCTGATGGCCCTGAAGAACCTGTGCGACCTGGGCATCGTGGACCCCTACCCCCCCCTCTGCGACACCAAGGGCTGCTACACCGCTCAGTTCGAGCACACCATCCTGCTCAGGCCCACCTGCAAGGAGGTGGTGAGCCGGGGAGACGACTACTGA